In Silene latifolia isolate original U9 population chromosome X, ASM4854445v1, whole genome shotgun sequence, the following proteins share a genomic window:
- the LOC141622923 gene encoding serine/threonine-protein phosphatase PP1 isozyme 2-like isoform X1: MEGGRSTMEEGVLDDIINRLLEFRNARPGVARQVQLSESEIRQLCTVSKDIFLSQPNLLELEAPIKICGDIHGQYGDLLRLFEYGGFPPEANYLFLGDYVDRGKQSLETICLLLAYKIKFPENFFLLRGNHECASINRIYGFYDECKRRFNVRLWKAFTDCFNCLPVAAMIDDKILCMHGGLSPDLIHVDQIKSISRPTDIPESGVLCDLLWSDPSREVKGWGMNDRGVSYTFGADKVAEFLMKNDMDLICRAHQVVEDGYEFFADRQLVTIFSAPNYCGEFDNAGAMMSVDESLMCSFQILKPSERRRFL, translated from the exons ATGGAGGGAGGGAGATCAACAATGGAAGAAGGTGTATTAGATGATATAATTAACAGATTATTAGAGTTTAGAAATGCGCGTCCAGGTGTAGCTAGACAAGTTCAGCTTTCAGAATCTGAAATCCGTCAACTTTGCACTGTTTCCAAGGATATTTTTTTGTCACAACCTAATTTATTGGAACTTGAAGCCCCTATTAAGATCTGTG GTGATATCCACGGGCAATATGGCGACCTGTTGAGATTATTTGAGTATGGCGGTTTCCCTCCCGAAGCAAATTACTTGTTTTTAGGGGACTATGTGGATCGGGGAAAGCAGAGTTTGGAAACGATCTGCCTATTGCTTGCCTACAAAATCAAATTTCCGGAGAACTTTTTCCTTTTACGGGGAAACCATGAATGTGCCTCCATTAATAGGATCTATGGGTTTTATGATGAATGTAAACGTCGCTTTAATGTTAGACTTTGGAAGGCATTTACTGATTGTTTCAATTGCCTTCCTGTTGCTGCTATGATAGATGACAAAATTTTATGCATGCATGGTGGTTTATCTCCTGATTTGATCCACGTTGATCAGATAAAAAGTATATCACGCCCCACGGACATTCCAGAATCTGGTGTACTTTGTGACTTGTTATGGTCAGATCCTTCTAGAGAGGTAAAAGGTTGGGGAATGAATGATAGGGGAGTCTCTTACACTTTTGGTGCTGATAAGGTGGCGGAATTTTTAATGAAGAATGATATGGACCTAATTTGCCGTGCACATCAG GTTGTGGAGGATGGATATGAGTTTTTTGCTGATAGACAGCTTGTCACCATTTTTTCTGCTCCCAACTACTGTGGTGAATTTGATAATGCTGGTGCAATGATGAGTGTTGATGAGAGTTTGATGTGttcatttcaaattttgaaaccaTCGGAAAGAAGAAGATTTCTTTGA
- the LOC141622923 gene encoding serine/threonine-protein phosphatase PP1 isozyme 2-like isoform X2, which yields MLVHGEHSELLKPGIYLILGDIHGQYGDLLRLFEYGGFPPEANYLFLGDYVDRGKQSLETICLLLAYKIKFPENFFLLRGNHECASINRIYGFYDECKRRFNVRLWKAFTDCFNCLPVAAMIDDKILCMHGGLSPDLIHVDQIKSISRPTDIPESGVLCDLLWSDPSREVKGWGMNDRGVSYTFGADKVAEFLMKNDMDLICRAHQVVEDGYEFFADRQLVTIFSAPNYCGEFDNAGAMMSVDESLMCSFQILKPSERRRFL from the exons ATGTTGGTTCATGGCGAACATTCGGAACTTCTCAAGCCAGGAATCTACTTAATTCTTG GTGATATCCACGGGCAATATGGCGACCTGTTGAGATTATTTGAGTATGGCGGTTTCCCTCCCGAAGCAAATTACTTGTTTTTAGGGGACTATGTGGATCGGGGAAAGCAGAGTTTGGAAACGATCTGCCTATTGCTTGCCTACAAAATCAAATTTCCGGAGAACTTTTTCCTTTTACGGGGAAACCATGAATGTGCCTCCATTAATAGGATCTATGGGTTTTATGATGAATGTAAACGTCGCTTTAATGTTAGACTTTGGAAGGCATTTACTGATTGTTTCAATTGCCTTCCTGTTGCTGCTATGATAGATGACAAAATTTTATGCATGCATGGTGGTTTATCTCCTGATTTGATCCACGTTGATCAGATAAAAAGTATATCACGCCCCACGGACATTCCAGAATCTGGTGTACTTTGTGACTTGTTATGGTCAGATCCTTCTAGAGAGGTAAAAGGTTGGGGAATGAATGATAGGGGAGTCTCTTACACTTTTGGTGCTGATAAGGTGGCGGAATTTTTAATGAAGAATGATATGGACCTAATTTGCCGTGCACATCAG GTTGTGGAGGATGGATATGAGTTTTTTGCTGATAGACAGCTTGTCACCATTTTTTCTGCTCCCAACTACTGTGGTGAATTTGATAATGCTGGTGCAATGATGAGTGTTGATGAGAGTTTGATGTGttcatttcaaattttgaaaccaTCGGAAAGAAGAAGATTTCTTTGA